A section of the Elizabethkingia anophelis R26 genome encodes:
- a CDS encoding DUF1800 domain-containing protein produces MLTNFVKNKHLLWRAGFGPKSDSLNLLNFDTLKLWKQILADSTEADIPVIKVVDESNLLVDGNIKNDPEARKLRNQQLNRQTNQIALDWIDKMAYSPQQLREKVAFFWMGHFASRIQNSNFNQDLLNIVRQKALGNFGDLLKAVSQSASMLSFLNNQQNRKGHPNENFAREVMELFTMGRGHYTEKDIKEAARAFTGWGYDKTGAFQERPKLHDDGEKIFLGQNGNFNGNDILNIILQQKATSKFIAAKIYRFFVNEVVNDQIVDEMATVFYKSNYNIAKLFDYIFTSKWFYNEVNIGTRIKSPIELFVGIQRTLPLSFEKPEVIINYGNLLGQVIFRPANVAGWPSGTNWIDSSTLLLRMQIPQIWSGIIPMVYKPKEDDDTYMGQKQHFNPKNAKANINWAQAETVLKDQNLADLLLQKKVSSSSNVIKEYSGKSFEADVINLMSVPEYQLC; encoded by the coding sequence ATGCTCACAAATTTTGTAAAAAATAAGCATCTGTTGTGGAGGGCAGGCTTTGGTCCCAAAAGCGATAGTCTGAATTTGCTCAATTTTGACACATTAAAGCTCTGGAAACAGATTTTGGCAGATTCTACAGAAGCTGATATTCCTGTAATAAAAGTGGTAGATGAAAGCAATCTGTTGGTGGATGGCAATATTAAGAACGACCCCGAAGCCAGAAAACTCAGGAATCAACAGCTGAATAGGCAAACTAATCAGATCGCACTGGACTGGATAGACAAAATGGCATATTCACCACAACAGCTTCGGGAAAAAGTGGCTTTCTTTTGGATGGGTCATTTTGCATCCCGTATCCAAAACAGCAATTTCAATCAGGATCTGTTAAATATTGTCCGGCAGAAAGCTTTGGGAAACTTTGGTGACCTGCTAAAAGCAGTCAGCCAGTCCGCATCTATGCTTAGCTTTTTGAATAACCAGCAAAACAGAAAAGGACATCCTAATGAGAATTTCGCACGGGAAGTAATGGAACTATTTACAATGGGTAGAGGTCATTATACGGAAAAAGATATAAAAGAAGCCGCAAGAGCTTTTACAGGGTGGGGATATGATAAAACAGGTGCTTTTCAGGAAAGGCCAAAGCTTCATGATGATGGGGAGAAAATTTTTCTGGGACAAAACGGAAACTTTAACGGAAATGATATTCTGAATATTATTCTGCAACAAAAAGCGACCTCCAAATTTATAGCGGCCAAAATCTACCGTTTCTTTGTGAATGAAGTAGTAAACGATCAGATTGTAGACGAAATGGCCACTGTTTTCTACAAAAGCAATTACAATATTGCCAAGCTATTTGATTATATTTTCACTTCTAAATGGTTCTATAATGAGGTTAATATCGGTACCAGGATAAAATCGCCTATAGAATTATTTGTAGGTATACAACGTACCTTGCCGTTAAGTTTTGAAAAACCTGAAGTTATCATCAACTATGGTAACTTGCTCGGACAGGTTATTTTCCGCCCAGCCAATGTTGCCGGATGGCCGAGTGGTACAAATTGGATAGACAGCAGCACTCTGTTACTGAGAATGCAGATACCACAAATATGGAGTGGCATTATTCCTATGGTATATAAACCTAAGGAGGACGATGACACCTATATGGGACAAAAGCAACATTTCAATCCAAAAAATGCAAAAGCAAACATCAACTGGGCGCAGGCAGAGACCGTTTTGAAAGATCAGAATCTTGCGGATTTGCTTCTCCAGAAAAAAGTGTCTTCTTCTTCAAATGTTATTAAAGAATATTCCGGAAAATCATTTGAAGCGGATGTTATTAATCTTATGTCTGTCCCTGAATACCAACTATGCTAA
- a CDS encoding DUF1501 domain-containing protein — MLINRRNFLKISSLASASLMMPKFLKAMELPQALPTQNKILVVLQLSGGNDGLNTIIPVRNDLYYKNRNGISIRREDALSLTDEASIHPSLTFFKELYDNGELAALNNVGYPDPDKSHFRSMDIWQSASSSKDFWETGWLGRYLDEACHTCAHPTQALEIDDMLSLALKGSQNKAIAVTDPKRLFNSSNEAFYKKLNDSHSHDEQVVDYLYQTLGNTISNASYILENTKVKPASSNYPTTGLGKDFKTIASLINSDINTQVYYLSVGSFDTHVNQLQTQKNLFTQINDAVKAFINDLKANGRFQDVLLVTFSEFGRRVAQNASGGTDHGTANQMFLISGGLKKKGLLNPLSNLEKLNDGDLIYTEDFRNVYATILKKWLNADDQKILSRQNTFYDFI, encoded by the coding sequence ATGCTGATTAATCGTAGAAATTTTCTTAAAATAAGCTCATTGGCAAGTGCATCTCTTATGATGCCTAAATTTCTGAAAGCAATGGAATTGCCACAGGCACTCCCGACACAAAACAAGATACTTGTTGTTCTCCAGCTTAGTGGAGGTAATGATGGGCTGAACACCATTATACCGGTAAGAAATGACTTGTACTATAAAAACCGAAATGGTATATCTATACGCAGAGAAGATGCGCTTTCTTTAACTGACGAAGCTTCTATACATCCGTCTCTGACATTCTTTAAAGAATTATATGATAATGGAGAACTTGCAGCATTGAACAATGTAGGTTATCCGGATCCTGACAAATCACACTTTAGAAGTATGGACATCTGGCAGTCTGCCAGCAGTTCAAAAGACTTTTGGGAAACCGGATGGTTGGGTCGATACCTGGATGAAGCTTGTCATACCTGCGCGCATCCAACCCAGGCTTTGGAAATAGACGATATGCTGAGTCTTGCTTTGAAAGGCTCACAAAATAAAGCCATAGCAGTTACAGATCCTAAAAGACTATTTAATTCGAGTAATGAGGCTTTCTATAAAAAACTAAACGATTCTCATTCTCATGATGAGCAGGTGGTAGACTATCTTTATCAGACTTTGGGTAATACCATTAGCAATGCATCTTATATTCTTGAGAATACAAAGGTAAAGCCTGCTTCGTCTAACTATCCTACTACCGGACTAGGTAAAGATTTTAAAACCATTGCCTCTCTTATCAATTCAGATATCAACACACAAGTATACTATCTGTCTGTAGGAAGTTTTGATACCCATGTTAATCAACTTCAGACCCAAAAAAATCTGTTTACTCAAATTAATGATGCTGTAAAAGCATTTATAAATGATCTAAAAGCGAATGGCAGATTTCAGGATGTATTACTGGTTACTTTTTCAGAATTTGGACGGCGTGTAGCTCAGAATGCCAGCGGAGGAACAGATCACGGAACAGCCAATCAGATGTTTCTTATTAGCGGCGGGCTAAAGAAAAAAGGCTTGCTAAATCCTTTATCCAATTTGGAAAAACTAAATGACGGAGATCTTATTTATACTGAAGATTTCCGGAATGTATACGCCACTATACTGAAGAAATGGCTCAATGCCGATGATCAAAAGATATTGTCACGACAGAATACATTTTATGATTTTATTTAA
- a CDS encoding polyribonucleotide nucleotidyltransferase: MSIPQAITEKIVLKDGREITIETGKLAKQADGSVVVRMGDTMLLATVVANKEANPGVDFLPLTVDYREKFYAGGRIPGNFFRRETKPSDDEVLTMRLVDRVLRPLFPEDFHAEVQVMISLISYDKEVMPEALAGLAASAAIAITDIPFNGPMSEVRVVRIDGKLSVNPSYENLLKADIDIMVGATKDSIVMVEGEMQEISEQEMLEAITFAHEEIKVQIEAQERLAAKVGKAFPKREYSHEEHDEEIREKVWKECYDKVYEVAKTPSNKEERGEKFKAVLEEFLAQYTDEEELARVTPFVKVYYHDVEKEAMRQMILNENIRLDGRDPKTIRPIWSEVDYLPGAHGSAVFTRGETQSLTAVTLGSSKDANMVDSVITQHDEKFFLHYNFPPFSTGEARPLRGTSRREVGHGNLAQRALANVIPAEVPYTIRIVSDILESNGSSSMATVCAGTLALMDAGVQIKQPVSGIAMGLITDPKSGKWTVLSDILGDEDHLGDMDFKVTGSENGITACQMDIKIQGLSMDIMEKALMQAREGRLHILGKILETIDAPRTDVKPHAPKMEMLEISKDFIGAIIGPGGKNIQQLQKDTDTVISIEEIGEIGRVEIAGTNREKINEAIARINDITFVPVVGEVYKGKVVKVMDFGAFVQLKKGTEGLLHISEIEWKRLDTVPYKEGDEVEVKFMGYDDRKKMKLSRKVLLPRPPKPEGKPKAEAVEAKTEGDKPAEQA, from the coding sequence ATGAGTATACCTCAAGCAATTACAGAAAAAATTGTACTAAAAGATGGTCGCGAAATTACCATCGAAACCGGAAAACTTGCTAAGCAGGCAGACGGTTCAGTAGTCGTTAGAATGGGCGACACTATGTTATTGGCTACAGTTGTAGCAAATAAAGAAGCAAATCCGGGAGTGGATTTTCTTCCCCTTACAGTAGATTACAGGGAGAAATTTTATGCCGGAGGACGTATTCCGGGTAACTTCTTCAGAAGAGAGACTAAACCATCTGATGATGAAGTTCTTACCATGCGTTTGGTAGACAGAGTTTTACGTCCGCTCTTCCCTGAAGATTTCCACGCAGAAGTTCAGGTAATGATTTCACTTATTTCTTATGATAAAGAAGTAATGCCGGAAGCTCTTGCTGGTCTTGCAGCATCTGCAGCAATCGCTATTACAGATATTCCTTTCAACGGACCAATGTCTGAAGTAAGAGTAGTAAGAATTGACGGAAAACTTTCTGTTAATCCAAGCTATGAGAACTTATTGAAAGCTGATATCGACATTATGGTAGGAGCAACAAAAGATTCTATTGTAATGGTAGAAGGAGAGATGCAGGAAATTTCTGAGCAGGAAATGTTAGAAGCAATTACATTTGCACATGAAGAGATCAAAGTTCAGATCGAAGCTCAGGAGAGATTAGCTGCAAAAGTAGGAAAAGCTTTCCCTAAGAGAGAATATAGCCACGAAGAACATGATGAAGAAATTCGTGAAAAAGTATGGAAAGAGTGCTATGACAAAGTATATGAAGTAGCAAAAACTCCATCTAACAAAGAAGAAAGAGGTGAGAAATTCAAAGCTGTTTTAGAAGAATTTTTAGCTCAATATACAGATGAAGAAGAATTAGCGCGTGTAACACCTTTTGTTAAAGTATACTACCACGATGTAGAAAAAGAGGCAATGCGTCAGATGATTCTTAACGAAAACATCCGTCTGGATGGTCGTGATCCTAAAACTATCCGTCCAATCTGGTCTGAAGTAGATTACCTACCGGGTGCTCACGGTTCAGCAGTGTTTACAAGAGGGGAAACTCAGTCTCTGACAGCAGTAACTTTAGGTTCTTCTAAAGATGCTAATATGGTAGACAGTGTAATTACACAACACGATGAAAAATTCTTTTTACATTATAACTTCCCACCATTCTCTACAGGTGAAGCAAGACCTTTAAGAGGTACTTCCAGAAGAGAAGTTGGTCACGGTAACCTTGCTCAGAGAGCATTGGCTAACGTTATCCCGGCAGAAGTTCCTTATACTATCCGTATTGTTTCCGATATTTTAGAATCCAATGGTTCTTCTTCTATGGCAACTGTTTGTGCTGGTACATTAGCATTAATGGATGCAGGTGTCCAGATTAAGCAGCCGGTTTCTGGTATTGCAATGGGATTGATTACTGATCCTAAATCTGGTAAGTGGACAGTTCTTTCTGATATCTTAGGAGATGAAGACCACTTAGGAGATATGGACTTTAAAGTAACAGGTTCTGAAAACGGAATTACTGCTTGTCAGATGGATATTAAAATTCAGGGACTTTCTATGGATATCATGGAAAAAGCTCTAATGCAAGCTAGAGAAGGGCGTCTTCATATTCTTGGTAAAATCCTTGAAACAATTGATGCTCCAAGAACAGATGTTAAGCCACACGCTCCGAAAATGGAAATGTTGGAGATCTCTAAAGATTTCATCGGTGCTATTATCGGACCTGGAGGTAAAAATATCCAACAATTACAAAAAGATACAGACACTGTTATCTCTATTGAAGAAATCGGAGAAATCGGAAGAGTTGAAATCGCAGGTACTAACCGTGAGAAGATCAACGAAGCGATTGCAAGAATTAATGATATTACCTTCGTTCCTGTTGTAGGAGAAGTTTATAAAGGTAAAGTTGTTAAGGTAATGGATTTCGGAGCTTTCGTTCAGCTTAAAAAAGGTACTGAAGGTCTTCTTCATATCTCTGAGATCGAATGGAAGAGATTGGATACAGTTCCTTACAAAGAAGGTGATGAAGTAGAAGTGAAATTCATGGGTTACGACGATCGTAAGAAAATGAAGCTTTCAAGAAAAGTACTTCTTCCAAGACCTCCAAAACCAGAAGGAAAACCAAAAGCTGAAGCTGTAGAAGCTAAAACTGAAGGTGACAAACCTGCAGAGCAAGCATAA
- a CDS encoding DUF1003 domain-containing protein, which translates to MNLTKNNIEKLSTLEKIANGAMWWIGSIPSLITHTIFFIISFALPILGIVDFDKMLLVLTTVVSLEAIYLAIFIQMSVNRSSENIEDLKEDVEIIQEDIDEIQEDIEEIQEDIDEIQEDVEEIQEDVEEISEDDDDDDHNGRARAVMLKSKVSSNKSDIKILKDKIAELESLIENLKKEQGE; encoded by the coding sequence ATGAATCTAACCAAAAATAATATAGAAAAACTTAGTACTTTAGAGAAAATAGCCAACGGAGCAATGTGGTGGATAGGTTCTATCCCTTCTCTTATTACCCATACAATTTTCTTTATCATCAGCTTTGCATTACCAATTCTGGGAATTGTAGATTTTGATAAAATGCTTTTGGTGCTTACTACTGTTGTTTCTCTGGAAGCTATTTATCTTGCTATCTTCATTCAGATGTCCGTTAACAGAAGTTCAGAAAATATTGAGGATTTGAAAGAAGATGTTGAAATTATTCAGGAAGATATCGACGAGATTCAGGAAGATATTGAGGAGATTCAGGAGGATATTGATGAAATTCAGGAAGACGTTGAAGAGATCCAGGAGGATGTAGAAGAGATTAGTGAAGATGACGATGATGACGATCATAATGGAAGAGCGAGGGCAGTAATGTTGAAAAGTAAAGTTTCCAGTAATAAATCCGATATCAAGATTCTGAAGGATAAAATAGCCGAATTGGAAAGCCTTATTGAGAACCTGAAAAAAGAACAGGGAGAATAA
- the rpsO gene encoding 30S ribosomal protein S15, producing the protein MYLTKEKKAEIFAKHGQSATDTGSSEGQIALFTFRINHLSQHLKKNHKDYATEKSLVKLVGKRKRLLDYLKNTEIERYRAIIAELGIRK; encoded by the coding sequence ATGTATTTAACTAAAGAAAAGAAGGCTGAGATCTTCGCAAAACACGGACAATCCGCAACTGACACTGGTAGCTCTGAAGGACAAATCGCTTTGTTCACTTTCAGAATTAACCACCTTTCTCAACACCTTAAAAAGAACCACAAAGATTATGCAACTGAAAAATCTTTGGTGAAATTAGTAGGTAAAAGAAAAAGATTGTTAGATTATCTTAAAAATACTGAAATTGAGCGTTACAGAGCAATCATCGCTGAATTAGGTATCAGAAAATAA
- the mgtE gene encoding magnesium transporter — translation METILNPADVAEKLSELHADERLLEFLKVPKEYKADVFAHLDPSFQEETIRSIGSNDVADILNAMTPDDRTQLLEDFPDELIKYSINLLNPSERSVALKLLGYKSNSIARLMTPYYIQVKKEWTVKHCFQHIKKVGQKAETMNFVYVVDDHNRLIDDMIIGTLLLADEDQKVSELIDNHFVAITTTTTKEDAIHYFEKYDRAALPIITEAGVLVGIVTIDDIIDEIEQQTTEDIQKFGGLEALDLPYTQTSWTEMIKKRATWLIILFISEMLTASAMGYFDHEIQKAVVLALFVPLIISSGGNSGSQAATLIIRAMALQEITLKDWWYVMRKEIISGLCLGTILGIIGFIRIYIWQHLGLFDYGVHWLYVALSVSLSLVLIVLWGTLSGSMIPFVLKKLKLDPATSSAPFVATLVDVTGLIIYFTVAGLLLTGKLL, via the coding sequence ATGGAAACAATTCTAAATCCAGCTGATGTAGCTGAAAAACTAAGCGAACTTCATGCAGATGAAAGACTGTTGGAGTTCTTAAAAGTTCCGAAAGAATATAAAGCTGACGTTTTTGCGCATCTGGACCCCAGTTTTCAGGAAGAAACCATACGCAGTATCGGCAGCAATGATGTTGCCGACATTCTTAATGCAATGACGCCGGATGACAGAACTCAGCTATTAGAGGACTTTCCCGATGAACTCATTAAATACTCTATCAATCTTCTAAACCCTTCTGAGCGTTCGGTAGCATTAAAACTTCTGGGCTATAAATCGAATTCTATTGCCCGTCTGATGACACCTTATTACATTCAGGTAAAAAAGGAATGGACAGTAAAGCATTGCTTTCAACATATAAAGAAAGTAGGTCAGAAAGCTGAAACCATGAACTTCGTATATGTTGTGGACGACCACAACAGACTAATCGATGACATGATTATCGGCACACTGCTTCTCGCTGATGAGGATCAGAAAGTTTCTGAGCTTATCGATAATCATTTTGTTGCGATTACAACTACAACCACCAAGGAAGATGCTATTCATTATTTCGAGAAGTATGACCGCGCTGCTTTACCTATTATTACTGAAGCAGGTGTCCTTGTAGGCATTGTAACCATAGATGACATCATCGACGAAATAGAACAACAAACCACCGAAGACATTCAGAAATTCGGGGGATTGGAAGCCCTGGACCTTCCCTACACCCAAACCAGCTGGACAGAAATGATTAAGAAAAGAGCCACCTGGCTTATTATTCTTTTCATTTCGGAAATGCTTACCGCTTCTGCAATGGGCTATTTTGACCATGAAATTCAGAAAGCTGTTGTATTAGCATTATTTGTACCACTTATTATCTCCAGTGGTGGTAATTCTGGTTCACAGGCCGCAACACTAATTATCAGAGCCATGGCCCTTCAGGAAATCACTCTGAAAGACTGGTGGTATGTAATGCGTAAGGAAATAATTTCCGGATTATGTCTGGGTACAATTTTGGGTATAATCGGTTTTATCAGAATTTACATATGGCAACATTTAGGATTATTTGACTATGGAGTACACTGGTTATATGTAGCGCTTAGCGTTTCTTTATCCTTGGTTCTTATTGTATTATGGGGAACTCTTTCAGGATCAATGATTCCGTTTGTGCTAAAAAAATTAAAGCTGGACCCCGCAACGTCTTCTGCTCCGTTTGTAGCAACATTGGTAGACGTTACCGGGCTTATTATTTACTTCACTGTTGCCGGACTCTTACTAACCGGAAAACTTTTGTAA
- a CDS encoding ABC transporter substrate-binding protein — MRIISLVPSLTESLLDFGIMDIVGRTKFCIHPKDQVKDIEIIGGTKNIHLEKIRALKPDLILANKEENMKEQVEALMPDFKVWVTNIENIEDNYYFLKNLGNMFNQKEKAQAFNLKIYDIFNHYKLNKRIKVAYLIWKKPYMTVGSDTFIHHLLHQLGFDNIFSGQKRYPVIETEDLADAEIIMLSSEPYPFQEKHLKEFRAIYPDKKIMIVDGEAFSWYGTHIAKCEAYYKELVTTIEAR; from the coding sequence ATGCGTATTATTTCTCTGGTTCCTTCTCTTACCGAAAGTCTTTTAGACTTTGGCATTATGGATATTGTAGGACGGACAAAGTTCTGTATTCATCCTAAAGATCAGGTAAAAGATATCGAGATTATCGGGGGAACCAAGAACATTCATCTTGAAAAAATCAGGGCTTTAAAACCGGATCTTATCCTCGCCAACAAGGAAGAAAACATGAAAGAACAGGTTGAAGCTCTTATGCCTGACTTTAAAGTATGGGTTACCAATATTGAAAATATAGAGGACAACTACTATTTTCTGAAAAATCTTGGAAACATGTTTAATCAGAAAGAAAAGGCTCAGGCATTCAATCTAAAGATCTACGATATTTTCAATCACTATAAACTCAATAAAAGAATAAAAGTCGCTTATTTGATCTGGAAAAAGCCTTATATGACGGTTGGCAGTGATACTTTCATTCACCATCTGCTTCACCAGTTAGGTTTTGACAATATTTTTTCCGGACAGAAGCGCTATCCTGTAATTGAAACAGAGGATTTGGCAGACGCTGAAATCATTATGCTATCTTCGGAGCCCTACCCTTTTCAGGAAAAACACCTGAAAGAATTCAGAGCTATATATCCGGATAAAAAGATTATGATTGTAGATGGGGAAGCTTTCTCCTGGTATGGTACTCATATTGCAAAATGCGAAGCATATTATAAAGAACTTGTCACCACGATAGAAGCTCGTTAA
- a CDS encoding DUF1272 domain-containing protein: MLELRTICENCGKKLPPDSKEAMICTFECTFCKDCVEQVLENVCPNCGGGFEKRPVRPQSFLEKYPVSEKVIFKPVDPEKFKVILEKYRDIKPSER; this comes from the coding sequence ATGTTGGAACTCCGTACAATTTGCGAAAATTGTGGTAAAAAACTTCCGCCAGATTCTAAGGAAGCCATGATTTGTACTTTTGAATGTACCTTTTGTAAAGATTGTGTTGAACAGGTTCTGGAAAATGTCTGTCCTAACTGTGGTGGCGGATTCGAGAAAAGACCTGTACGCCCACAGAGTTTTTTAGAAAAATATCCGGTCAGTGAAAAGGTTATTTTTAAACCCGTTGATCCGGAGAAATTTAAAGTTATTTTAGAAAAATACAGAGATATAAAACCTTCAGAGAGATAA
- a CDS encoding GAF domain-containing protein gives MKNLKQRLSYLLAADESVENRLKKVCVLLDQEIPYYNWTGFYFRNGDKEELVLGPYVGAETDHTVIPFGKGICGQVAVSGETFVVPDVYSQDNYLSCSIDTKSEIVVPIFKDGKNIGQIDIDSHTIDPFTDEDTELLEWLCGEVAKVL, from the coding sequence ATGAAAAACTTGAAACAAAGGCTTTCCTATTTGCTTGCAGCAGATGAAAGTGTAGAAAACAGACTGAAAAAAGTATGTGTATTGCTTGATCAGGAAATACCATATTATAACTGGACCGGATTTTATTTCCGAAATGGAGACAAAGAAGAACTTGTATTAGGTCCTTATGTCGGTGCCGAAACAGATCATACTGTAATTCCTTTTGGTAAAGGTATATGTGGGCAGGTAGCTGTTTCCGGAGAAACTTTTGTCGTTCCGGATGTGTACAGTCAGGATAACTATCTGTCTTGCTCTATTGATACCAAATCCGAAATTGTAGTACCCATTTTTAAGGATGGTAAAAACATTGGACAAATCGATATCGATAGTCACACTATTGATCCGTTTACAGACGAAGATACAGAGCTTTTGGAATGGCTTTGTGGAGAAGTAGCAAAAGTTTTGTAA
- a CDS encoding MBL fold metallo-hydrolase → MRLKFLGTGTSQGVPTIGCTDPVCLSENPKDKRLRSSVLVTTDDNRKILIDCGPDFRQQMLIQQEHNVDAVLLTHEHNDHVIGLDDMRPIIFRNKKDMPIYCRQRTGDEVKKRFPYAFSDEKYPGAPSFEMHFLDNNPFTLLDTEILPIEVTHYKIDIFGYKFKNTAYITDASAISDAEKDKLRNLDYFIINCLRKDSPHPAHFILPQILELVEELQPKQTYLTHLSHHIGFHDEMNRELPSHIQLAFDGQEIVF, encoded by the coding sequence ATGCGTCTTAAATTTTTAGGAACAGGAACTTCTCAGGGAGTTCCGACTATTGGATGTACCGATCCCGTTTGCTTGTCGGAAAACCCCAAAGACAAAAGACTACGGTCTTCAGTCTTAGTAACCACAGATGATAACAGAAAAATATTAATAGACTGCGGCCCAGATTTCAGACAGCAAATGCTTATCCAACAGGAGCATAATGTAGATGCTGTACTCCTTACTCATGAACATAATGATCACGTAATTGGACTGGATGATATGCGACCTATTATATTTCGAAATAAAAAGGATATGCCTATTTATTGCAGACAACGAACAGGAGATGAAGTAAAAAAACGATTTCCGTATGCATTTTCTGATGAAAAATATCCGGGTGCTCCCTCTTTTGAAATGCATTTTCTGGACAATAATCCATTTACACTTTTAGATACTGAAATTCTTCCTATAGAAGTTACCCACTATAAAATTGATATTTTCGGTTATAAATTTAAAAATACAGCCTACATCACCGATGCCAGTGCGATATCGGATGCAGAGAAAGACAAGCTAAGAAATCTGGATTATTTTATCATTAACTGCCTGCGAAAGGATAGCCCCCATCCTGCACATTTTATTTTGCCCCAAATTTTGGAACTTGTCGAGGAGCTCCAGCCGAAGCAAACATACCTCACCCACCTGAGCCATCATATTGGTTTTCACGATGAAATGAATCGGGAACTTCCATCTCACATCCAGCTGGCTTTTGACGGGCAGGAAATTGTTTTTTAA
- a CDS encoding recombinase family protein, translating to MKTAYLYIRVSTDEQKRKGYSLPEQEDRLLKYCKFNNIEVKGIYREDYSAKNFNRPGWKELFSEIKKESSGEHKNILFIKWDRFSRNVEYAYDMIGKLRKYKTTAVAIDQPIDFSVPESTVMLAVYLAVPEAENTRKAQNTSNGIRRAKLMGRYPNKAPIGFINVTLVDGKKVIVPKEPEAEIIKWVFNQVAQNDHKISKIRKIAIDKGLICSRSHFFRVLRNPIYCGLISVKLDSNEEQMIKGIHEPLISESLFYRVQSVVNTKRKTTSKRDDLRAIFFLRGFLTCSVCNRKLGGSFSKGRSKKYPYYHCYNRCKTRINASFLNDCYQNKLQQLVLSDSVIELFKNILEDQNIKTQKASYLHAKKLIERKIKKEKLILSRGRKLFIAGVLKIDDYNELKEENQINIKNLKREECDIIFKLEAIDKKNQIEDKALVEIFQKFSGFDTSDKKHIVNLIPPVNIDYKTGSLSLDLNETFSKILSKKSHRKTNKKNEFH from the coding sequence ATGAAAACAGCTTATTTGTATATCCGTGTAAGTACGGATGAACAGAAAAGAAAAGGTTATTCTTTACCGGAACAGGAAGACAGGTTATTGAAATATTGTAAATTTAACAATATCGAAGTCAAAGGAATTTATCGTGAAGACTATTCTGCCAAAAATTTTAATCGACCTGGATGGAAAGAACTATTCTCAGAAATTAAAAAGGAATCATCAGGAGAGCATAAGAATATCTTATTTATCAAATGGGATAGATTCAGTCGTAATGTCGAATATGCTTATGACATGATTGGCAAACTTAGAAAATATAAAACAACAGCAGTGGCTATTGATCAGCCCATTGATTTTTCAGTACCTGAGAGTACAGTTATGTTGGCTGTATATCTAGCCGTTCCGGAAGCGGAAAATACTCGGAAAGCTCAAAATACTTCGAACGGTATTCGTCGAGCAAAACTTATGGGTAGATATCCTAATAAAGCACCAATAGGATTTATAAATGTGACATTGGTGGATGGTAAAAAAGTGATTGTTCCTAAAGAGCCAGAAGCCGAAATTATAAAATGGGTTTTCAATCAAGTTGCTCAAAACGATCATAAAATATCCAAGATTAGAAAAATAGCTATTGATAAAGGATTGATATGTTCAAGATCACACTTTTTTAGGGTTTTGCGTAATCCAATTTATTGTGGACTTATATCAGTCAAACTTGATTCTAATGAAGAACAAATGATCAAAGGTATACATGAACCTTTGATATCTGAATCACTATTTTATCGGGTTCAATCAGTTGTTAATACAAAAAGAAAAACTACATCTAAAAGAGATGATTTAAGAGCAATCTTTTTTCTCAGAGGTTTTTTAACCTGTTCTGTTTGTAATAGAAAACTTGGAGGAAGCTTTTCTAAAGGACGATCAAAAAAGTACCCATATTATCATTGCTATAATAGATGTAAGACAAGGATAAATGCTTCTTTTCTTAATGATTGCTATCAAAATAAACTTCAACAATTAGTATTATCAGATAGTGTAATTGAATTGTTTAAAAATATTTTAGAAGATCAAAATATAAAGACTCAGAAAGCAAGTTATTTGCATGCGAAAAAATTAATAGAGAGGAAAATAAAAAAGGAAAAATTAATTCTCTCTCGGGGTAGGAAATTATTTATAGCTGGAGTATTAAAGATTGATGATTACAATGAATTAAAAGAAGAGAATCAAATTAACATAAAAAATCTTAAGAGGGAAGAGTGTGATATCATTTTTAAATTAGAAGCTATTGATAAAAAGAATCAAATAGAAGATAAAGCATTAGTCGAAATTTTTCAGAAATTTTCCGGATTTGACACCTCAGATAAAAAGCATATTGTAAATCTTATTCCACCAGTTAATATTGATTATAAAACAGGCTCTCTTTCTTTAGATTTAAATGAAACGTTCTCAAAAATATTATCAAAAAAAAGTCACAGAAAAACCAATAAGAAAAATGAATTTCATTGA